Proteins encoded by one window of Synechococcus sp. MVIR-18-1:
- the fabF gene encoding beta-ketoacyl-ACP synthase II — translation MVEGLQRVVVTGLGAVTPIGNTVADYWEGLTSAKNGVEAITLFDAAQHACRFAAEVKNFDPSGFIEPKDAKRWDRFCKFGVVAAKQALADSGLTITPDNAHRIGVSIGSGVGGLLTMETQAHVLKDKAPGRVSPFTVPMMIPNMATGLAAIALGAKGPSSAVATACAAGSNAIGDAFQLLQLGKADAMICGGAESAITPLGVAGFASAKALSFRNDDPSTASRPFDKTRDGFVIGEGSGILVLETLAHAEARGATILAEIVGYGTTCDAHHITSPTPGGVGGAAAMRLALEDGGIAADSVDYVNAHGTSTPANDSNETAAIKSALGSHASDIPVSSTKSMTGHLLGGSGGIEAVACVLALRNGVVPPTINYNNPDPECDLDVVPNTARELTLGTVLSNSFGFGGHNVCLAFRRMS, via the coding sequence ATGGTGGAGGGTCTCCAGCGCGTCGTGGTCACGGGCCTCGGTGCTGTTACACCGATCGGCAATACCGTCGCTGACTATTGGGAGGGCTTGACCTCCGCAAAGAACGGCGTCGAAGCGATCACCTTGTTTGATGCAGCGCAGCACGCCTGTCGCTTCGCTGCTGAAGTCAAGAATTTTGATCCCAGTGGCTTCATTGAGCCCAAAGACGCCAAACGCTGGGATCGCTTCTGCAAATTCGGTGTGGTGGCTGCCAAGCAAGCTCTCGCCGACTCCGGCCTCACGATCACCCCAGACAATGCCCATCGCATTGGCGTGAGCATCGGATCGGGTGTGGGCGGGCTGCTCACCATGGAAACCCAGGCCCATGTCTTGAAAGACAAGGCCCCGGGTCGCGTCAGTCCCTTCACGGTGCCGATGATGATTCCGAATATGGCCACCGGGCTGGCCGCGATCGCCCTGGGCGCCAAAGGTCCAAGCTCCGCTGTGGCCACCGCCTGTGCCGCAGGCTCCAATGCCATCGGTGATGCCTTCCAGCTTCTGCAGCTGGGTAAAGCCGACGCCATGATTTGCGGCGGTGCCGAGTCAGCGATCACGCCCCTGGGGGTTGCCGGATTCGCCAGTGCCAAGGCGCTCTCGTTCCGCAACGACGATCCCTCCACGGCGAGTCGACCTTTCGACAAAACCAGAGATGGATTCGTGATTGGAGAAGGCTCAGGGATTTTGGTCCTTGAAACCCTTGCCCACGCCGAAGCCCGAGGCGCCACGATTTTGGCCGAAATCGTGGGTTACGGCACCACCTGCGATGCCCACCACATCACCTCTCCAACGCCAGGCGGCGTCGGTGGCGCTGCTGCGATGCGCCTGGCCCTCGAAGATGGCGGAATCGCCGCTGACAGCGTGGACTACGTCAACGCCCACGGCACCAGCACTCCAGCCAACGACAGCAACGAAACCGCAGCCATTAAGAGTGCTCTAGGCAGTCATGCCAGCGACATTCCGGTGAGCTCAACGAAGTCGATGACGGGCCACCTGCTCGGGGGCTCAGGCGGCATCGAAGCTGTGGCCTGTGTGCTCGCACTGCGCAACGGTGTAGTGCCACCGACAATTAACTACAACAATCCGGACCCAGAATGTGATCTAGATGTTGTGCCGAACACGGCTCGTGAACTAACACTGGGAACAGTGCTCTCCAATTCCTTCGGCTTCGGCGGTCACAACGTCTGCCTCGCCTTCCGACGCATGAGCTAA
- the acpP gene encoding acyl carrier protein → MSQESILEKVRSIVTEQLSVDAGEVKPESNFQNDLGADSLDTVELVMALEEAFDIEIPDEAAEGIATVGDAVKYIEDKQA, encoded by the coding sequence ATGTCCCAGGAATCGATCCTCGAAAAAGTCCGTTCGATCGTCACGGAGCAGCTCAGCGTCGATGCCGGCGAAGTCAAACCTGAGTCCAACTTTCAGAACGATCTGGGAGCTGACTCACTCGACACCGTCGAGTTGGTGATGGCTCTTGAGGAAGCCTTCGACATCGAAATTCCCGATGAAGCCGCCGAAGGGATTGCCACGGTTGGCGATGCCGTCAAATACATCGAAGACAAGCAAGCCTGA
- the psaC gene encoding photosystem I iron-sulfur center protein PsaC, with translation MSHAVKIYDTCIGCTQCVRACPLDVLEMVPWDGCKAGQIASSPRTEDCVGCKRCETACPTDFLSIRVYLGDETSRSMGLAY, from the coding sequence ATGTCCCACGCCGTCAAGATCTACGACACCTGCATCGGTTGCACACAGTGTGTGCGCGCTTGCCCCCTCGACGTCCTCGAAATGGTGCCCTGGGACGGCTGCAAGGCGGGCCAAATCGCCTCATCTCCTCGCACAGAGGATTGTGTGGGCTGCAAGCGCTGCGAAACCGCTTGCCCCACAGACTTCCTCAGTATCCGGGTTTATCTCGGGGACGAAACCAGTCGAAGCATGGGCTTGGCCTACTGA
- the glmS gene encoding glutamine--fructose-6-phosphate transaminase (isomerizing), producing the protein MCGIVAVIGSRDAAPLLLEGLRQLEYRGYDSAGIATLQGKDLHCLRAKGKLNNLIVRVDRDGAPGLCGIGHTRWATHGKPEEHNAHPHRDGSGRVAVVQNGIIENHRALREELTAAGVSFQSETDTEVIPHLIAAQLQLMGVGEGAGNGQILLEAVQAVLPRLQGAYALAVLWADAPGALVVARKAAPLLIGLGEGEFLCASDTPALAGFTRTILPMEDGEVALLSPLGIELYDAEGARQQRTPTMLSGSDHIADKRHFRHFMLKEIHEQPETARLWVDRHLPVGLPASNPVALPFDEFFYEGVERIQILACGTSRHAALVGAYLLEQFAGLPTTVFYASEFRYAPPPLAPHTLTIGVTQSGETADTLAALSMDAKRRQAYGQPDYAPKQLGVTNRTESSLARQVPYILDIGAGIEVGVAATKTFLGQLLAFYALAVAFAARRGHRSEAEISGLLEELRALPEQLERLVEHHDKGSEALAPRFAETQDVIFLGRGINYPIALEGALKLKEISYIHAEGYPAGEMKHGPIALLDSHVPVVSIAMPGPVFEKVLSNAQEAKARDAQMIGVAPEGPDTELFDALLPVPEVSEWVSPLLTVVPMQLLSYHIAAYRGLDVDQPRNLAKSVTVE; encoded by the coding sequence ATGTGCGGCATCGTTGCGGTGATTGGTTCGCGAGACGCGGCACCGCTGCTGCTTGAAGGACTTCGCCAGCTGGAGTACCGCGGCTATGACTCCGCCGGCATCGCCACGCTGCAGGGCAAGGATTTGCACTGCCTGCGCGCCAAAGGCAAGCTCAACAATCTCATCGTTCGTGTGGACCGTGACGGTGCGCCAGGGCTTTGCGGGATCGGCCATACCCGCTGGGCAACCCATGGCAAGCCGGAAGAGCACAACGCTCACCCCCACCGTGACGGCAGCGGCAGGGTGGCGGTGGTTCAGAATGGGATCATCGAAAATCACCGGGCCTTGCGCGAGGAGCTCACGGCCGCTGGTGTGAGCTTTCAGTCGGAAACCGACACTGAGGTGATTCCCCATCTGATTGCCGCGCAATTGCAGTTGATGGGGGTTGGTGAGGGAGCTGGAAACGGCCAAATTCTTCTAGAAGCTGTGCAGGCGGTGTTGCCCCGGCTGCAAGGGGCTTATGCCTTGGCGGTGTTGTGGGCCGATGCACCCGGTGCCCTGGTGGTGGCACGCAAAGCGGCACCGCTGCTGATTGGGCTTGGGGAAGGGGAGTTCCTGTGTGCCAGTGATACGCCAGCTTTGGCGGGTTTCACGCGCACGATTCTTCCGATGGAAGACGGCGAGGTGGCGCTGCTGAGTCCACTGGGGATCGAGCTGTATGACGCAGAAGGTGCGCGGCAACAGCGCACACCAACCATGCTCAGTGGGTCGGATCACATTGCCGACAAGCGCCATTTCCGCCACTTCATGTTGAAGGAAATCCACGAGCAGCCTGAAACGGCTCGGCTCTGGGTGGACCGGCATCTTCCGGTGGGGCTGCCCGCCAGCAATCCGGTGGCGCTTCCTTTTGATGAATTCTTCTACGAAGGCGTGGAACGCATCCAAATTCTGGCGTGTGGCACAAGTCGCCACGCCGCTTTGGTGGGGGCGTATTTGCTTGAGCAATTCGCCGGACTGCCCACCACGGTGTTTTATGCCAGTGAGTTTCGTTATGCCCCACCACCGCTGGCGCCCCACACCCTCACGATTGGGGTGACGCAATCTGGAGAAACGGCAGACACCCTTGCCGCTCTCAGCATGGATGCCAAGCGTCGGCAGGCCTATGGCCAGCCCGACTACGCACCAAAGCAGCTGGGCGTGACCAATCGCACGGAGAGCTCATTGGCCCGGCAGGTGCCTTACATCCTGGATATTGGTGCTGGGATTGAGGTGGGTGTTGCTGCCACCAAAACCTTCCTTGGACAGTTGTTGGCTTTCTATGCCCTTGCGGTTGCTTTCGCGGCAAGGCGGGGACATCGCTCGGAGGCTGAGATCAGCGGCTTACTGGAAGAACTGCGAGCCTTGCCGGAGCAGTTAGAGCGCCTGGTGGAACATCACGACAAGGGTTCAGAAGCCTTGGCTCCCCGCTTTGCTGAAACCCAGGATGTGATTTTCCTAGGCCGAGGGATCAACTATCCGATTGCCCTTGAGGGCGCTCTCAAGCTCAAGGAAATCAGTTACATCCATGCTGAAGGCTATCCAGCTGGGGAGATGAAGCACGGGCCGATCGCCCTGCTCGATTCGCACGTGCCAGTTGTGTCGATTGCGATGCCTGGCCCGGTCTTCGAAAAGGTGTTGAGCAATGCCCAGGAGGCCAAAGCGCGCGACGCACAAATGATCGGTGTGGCGCCGGAAGGCCCAGACACCGAGTTGTTTGATGCGCTCTTGCCTGTGCCTGAAGTGAGCGAGTGGGTGAGCCCCTTGCTCACCGTGGTGCCGATGCAATTGCTCAGTTATCACATTGCGGCCTATCGCGGCCTCGATGTGGATCAGCCACGCAATTTGGCCAAGAGCGTGACTGTGGAGTGA
- a CDS encoding UDP-glucuronic acid decarboxylase family protein encodes MPASLIRNLVTGGAGFLGSHLCDRLMEAGEEVICLDNYFTGRKANIAQWMGHPRFELIRHDVTEPIKLEVDRIWHLACPASPVHYQFNPVKTAKTSFIGTYNMLGLARRVGARLLLASTSEVYGDPEVHPQPESYRGCVNTIGIRSCYDEGKRIAETLCFDYQRMHQLEIRVMRIFNTYGPRMLPDDGRVVSNFIVQALKGEALTLYGDGSQTRSFCFVDDLIEGMIRLMNGSHTGPINIGNPTEFTIRQLADLVREKINPELELVCKPLPQDDPLQRQPIIDLAQKELGWAPSVALDKGLEPTITYFKELLLEA; translated from the coding sequence ATGCCTGCTTCTCTCATTCGCAATTTGGTGACCGGTGGTGCTGGTTTTCTGGGCTCCCATCTCTGCGATCGCTTGATGGAAGCCGGAGAAGAGGTGATCTGTCTTGACAATTACTTCACGGGCCGTAAGGCGAATATTGCGCAGTGGATGGGCCATCCCCGCTTTGAGTTAATCCGCCATGACGTGACCGAGCCGATCAAGCTTGAGGTGGACCGAATCTGGCATTTGGCCTGCCCGGCCTCACCAGTGCACTACCAGTTCAACCCGGTGAAAACGGCGAAAACGAGCTTTATCGGGACCTACAACATGCTCGGCCTAGCCAGGCGGGTTGGGGCACGGCTGCTTCTGGCCAGCACTAGTGAGGTGTATGGCGATCCTGAGGTGCATCCCCAACCCGAGAGCTACCGAGGTTGCGTGAATACGATTGGCATCCGCAGCTGCTACGACGAAGGCAAGCGCATTGCGGAAACGCTCTGCTTCGATTACCAGCGCATGCATCAGCTGGAAATCCGGGTGATGCGGATTTTCAACACCTACGGTCCGCGCATGCTTCCTGATGACGGCCGGGTGGTGAGCAATTTCATTGTTCAGGCCCTTAAAGGGGAAGCACTCACGCTGTATGGCGATGGCAGTCAGACCCGTAGCTTTTGTTTTGTGGATGATCTGATCGAGGGGATGATTCGCTTGATGAACGGATCACACACCGGGCCGATCAACATCGGCAACCCAACGGAATTCACGATCCGGCAGCTTGCAGATCTGGTGCGGGAGAAGATCAATCCAGAATTGGAATTAGTCTGCAAACCGTTGCCTCAAGATGATCCGCTGCAACGGCAGCCCATCATTGATCTTGCCCAGAAGGAATTGGGATGGGCGCCATCGGTAGCACTTGATAAAGGGCTTGAGCCCACGATTACTTACTTCAAGGAGTTGCTGCTTGAGGCATGA
- a CDS encoding mannose-1-phosphate guanylyltransferase/mannose-6-phosphate isomerase, with protein sequence MITPLLPVILCGGTGTRLWPLSRASYPKQYWPLGGSGDDTLLQQTQKRLNGIEALGKPLLICNEDHRFIVAEQMRQIDVEPGAILLEPMGRNTAPAVAVAALQATAKGDDPLLLVLAADHVIRDGKHFQAAIAAGRKEAEAGRLVAFGIVPTAPETGYGYIEAAEPLQPGALTPVPIARFVEKPDQATAEQFLASGRFTWNSGMFLFKASAMLAELERLAPEVVSCCRAALEQDMADLDFLRLDQDAFAKCPNVAIDVAVMEQTKLGTVLPLDAGWSDVGSWSALWDTADRDENGNVLRGRVISEGSKNCYLRSEHRLVVGLGVENLVVVETDDAVLIADRSQAQNVKTVVKQLEAEGSPEGKAHRKIYRPWGAYTGVVEGTRWQVKRISVKPGASLSLQMHHHRAEHWVVVHGTALVERDGEEQLIGENQSTYIPIGCKHRLSNPGRIPVVMIEVQSGEYLGEDDIVRFEDRYGRSDV encoded by the coding sequence GTGATCACCCCGCTTCTACCTGTGATCCTGTGCGGTGGCACTGGCACACGCCTCTGGCCTCTTTCTCGGGCAAGCTATCCCAAGCAGTATTGGCCCCTCGGAGGCAGCGGCGATGACACTTTGCTGCAACAAACCCAGAAGCGATTAAACGGAATTGAAGCGCTTGGGAAGCCACTACTGATCTGCAATGAGGATCACCGCTTCATCGTGGCGGAACAGATGCGCCAGATCGATGTGGAACCTGGCGCGATCCTGCTGGAGCCGATGGGTCGCAACACCGCACCTGCAGTTGCCGTCGCTGCACTTCAAGCAACAGCCAAAGGCGACGACCCCCTGTTGCTCGTTTTGGCAGCAGACCACGTGATTCGCGATGGGAAACATTTTCAAGCGGCCATTGCAGCTGGGCGCAAAGAAGCCGAAGCCGGCCGCCTGGTGGCTTTTGGGATCGTGCCCACCGCGCCTGAAACGGGCTACGGCTACATCGAAGCCGCTGAACCTCTTCAGCCTGGAGCACTGACGCCTGTGCCGATCGCCCGCTTTGTGGAGAAGCCCGATCAAGCCACAGCCGAACAATTCCTCGCTAGTGGGCGCTTCACCTGGAACAGCGGCATGTTCCTGTTTAAAGCAAGCGCAATGCTCGCTGAACTCGAGCGACTCGCCCCTGAAGTGGTGAGCTGCTGCCGCGCGGCCCTCGAGCAAGACATGGCAGACCTCGACTTTCTCCGCCTGGATCAAGACGCCTTTGCCAAATGCCCCAACGTGGCGATTGATGTGGCCGTGATGGAGCAAACCAAGCTCGGCACCGTGCTTCCGCTCGATGCCGGCTGGAGTGATGTGGGCAGCTGGAGCGCCCTCTGGGACACCGCTGATCGCGATGAAAACGGCAATGTGTTGCGCGGGCGGGTGATCAGCGAAGGCAGCAAAAACTGTTATTTACGCAGCGAGCACAGGCTAGTGGTGGGCCTTGGTGTGGAAAATCTGGTGGTGGTTGAAACCGATGACGCCGTGCTGATCGCTGATCGCAGCCAAGCGCAAAACGTCAAAACGGTAGTGAAGCAGCTGGAAGCAGAAGGCAGCCCCGAAGGCAAAGCCCATCGCAAGATTTACCGCCCGTGGGGTGCTTACACCGGCGTAGTGGAAGGAACGCGCTGGCAGGTCAAGCGCATCTCCGTCAAACCTGGCGCCAGCCTGTCGCTGCAGATGCACCATCACAGAGCCGAACACTGGGTGGTGGTGCACGGAACCGCCCTCGTAGAGCGTGATGGCGAAGAGCAACTGATCGGCGAAAACCAGAGCACTTACATCCCCATTGGCTGCAAGCACCGACTCAGCAACCCCGGCAGAATCCCAGTGGTCATGATCGAGGTTCAGAGCGGCGAGTACCTCGGGGAAGACGACATTGTGCGCTTTGAGGACCGCTACGGGCGCAGCGATGTGTAA
- a CDS encoding YdcF family protein — translation MTYLLSKLLPLALLPLGLSLILLLVGLIGRWRWPVIAALVLLWVCSLGLVSHTLWRWLEAPWQRTSAAEAPSAEAIVVLSGGRHPAPGAARVSEWHDPDRFLAGLDLYRAGKAPRLLFTGGASPFRPGQPPEGQRYLREAQQLGIPAGVMASTPPVVNTAEEAVAIRRFLEASGNGSVPSPRILLVTSAFHMRRAQRLFERQGLVVEPFPVDFQARGAWAGPLWRDPTQWFPSAAALDGSSRALRELLGRLIYRAW, via the coding sequence ATGACTTATCTGCTCAGCAAGCTTCTCCCCCTGGCCCTGTTGCCTCTTGGCCTCTCTCTGATCCTGTTACTAGTGGGGTTGATCGGTCGTTGGCGATGGCCTGTGATTGCAGCGCTTGTGCTGCTCTGGGTTTGTTCGCTGGGGCTGGTGAGCCATACCCTGTGGCGCTGGCTGGAAGCACCCTGGCAACGCACCAGTGCTGCTGAAGCTCCTTCTGCTGAAGCGATCGTGGTGCTCAGCGGCGGTCGTCACCCCGCTCCCGGTGCGGCTCGAGTGAGCGAGTGGCATGACCCAGACCGCTTTCTGGCTGGCCTCGATCTTTATCGCGCCGGCAAGGCCCCGCGGTTGCTGTTTACCGGTGGGGCGAGTCCGTTCCGGCCTGGCCAACCTCCCGAGGGGCAGCGCTACCTAAGGGAAGCGCAACAGCTTGGAATCCCCGCTGGTGTCATGGCGAGCACCCCCCCTGTGGTGAACACCGCAGAAGAAGCGGTTGCGATTCGTCGATTTCTGGAGGCATCTGGGAATGGATCAGTTCCATCCCCTCGCATCCTGCTAGTCACCAGTGCCTTTCATATGCGCCGTGCGCAGCGCCTGTTTGAGCGCCAGGGTCTCGTGGTGGAACCATTCCCCGTTGATTTTCAGGCCCGCGGCGCTTGGGCGGGTCCTCTGTGGCGTGACCCAACCCAGTGGTTTCCTTCTGCGGCGGCTCTAGATGGCAGCTCCCGTGCCTTACGCGAGCTATTGGGTCGCTTGATCTATCGGGCTTGGTGA
- a CDS encoding AbrB/MazE/SpoVT family DNA-binding domain-containing protein: MEWLVDDDGSIRVVPLVASPMQAFRGLGHRGGATARLMAEGISDACVQ; this comes from the coding sequence TTGGAGTGGCTTGTGGACGATGACGGTTCGATTCGAGTGGTGCCTCTGGTGGCATCTCCCATGCAGGCCTTTCGCGGACTGGGCCATAGGGGTGGAGCAACGGCGAGGCTTATGGCGGAAGGCATTAGCGACGCGTGTGTGCAGTGA
- a CDS encoding type II toxin-antitoxin system PemK/MazF family toxin, whose amino-acid sequence MSSLQIQRGQVITVASPGAHSGKPRPAVVVQANRWLGAHPSITLCPLTSTLIEAPLVRIIVEPSAINGLRKRSQLMVDKLFTVPTGDIGSSIGCLETTAMAELDLALRDWLALY is encoded by the coding sequence ATGAGTTCTCTCCAGATCCAAAGAGGCCAAGTCATCACTGTCGCCAGCCCTGGTGCGCACTCCGGCAAACCCAGACCAGCTGTTGTTGTGCAGGCGAATCGTTGGCTAGGGGCCCATCCCAGCATCACGCTGTGTCCACTCACCAGCACCCTTATCGAGGCACCTCTAGTGCGAATCATTGTTGAGCCCAGCGCCATCAATGGGCTACGCAAACGATCCCAGCTGATGGTCGACAAGCTCTTCACGGTTCCAACCGGCGACATCGGCAGCTCGATTGGCTGCCTGGAGACAACAGCGATGGCAGAGCTTGATCTGGCGCTCAGAGACTGGCTGGCTCTTTATTAA
- a CDS encoding ribbon-helix-helix protein, CopG family, producing the protein MAIGIRLEPELEKQLDRLAQSLGKTRSACVREAIANYLARFDGDEEAKRQSSLIAASSTQPWSEPLPDWDDWTA; encoded by the coding sequence ATGGCGATTGGTATACGGCTGGAGCCAGAACTCGAAAAGCAGCTTGATCGCCTGGCGCAAAGCCTGGGCAAAACGCGCAGCGCTTGCGTGAGGGAGGCCATTGCCAATTATTTAGCGCGCTTTGATGGAGACGAAGAGGCAAAGCGCCAATCCAGCTTGATCGCAGCCAGCAGCACTCAGCCTTGGAGCGAACCACTCCCCGACTGGGACGACTGGACAGCATGA
- a CDS encoding AbrB/MazE/SpoVT family DNA-binding domain-containing protein — MDLATLTAKGQVTIPKGVRDALGLKRGDLVSWELEGESVRLRVVSPIDLGYLRGVQAGLTEWGSDEDEVAFADL; from the coding sequence ATGGACTTGGCGACGTTGACGGCAAAGGGGCAAGTCACGATCCCCAAGGGTGTAAGGGACGCTCTCGGGCTGAAGCGTGGCGATCTTGTGAGTTGGGAGCTTGAGGGCGAGTCGGTTCGTCTCAGGGTGGTGTCTCCGATCGACCTGGGCTATTTGCGGGGAGTTCAGGCTGGGCTAACGGAATGGGGCAGTGATGAGGATGAAGTTGCCTTTGCAGACCTGTGA
- a CDS encoding type II toxin-antitoxin system PemK/MazF family toxin, whose product MTAFPPFALVRVPFPFTERQAIKRRPALVLSKPAFQEQSGHLLLAMVTSARNSQWPTDWQIKDLQAAGLLQPCVVRFKVFTLDKSLLIGSFGALSEADRRGVQSRWIEVVALSPADPKP is encoded by the coding sequence GTGACAGCGTTTCCACCGTTCGCTTTGGTACGGGTTCCGTTTCCATTCACAGAGCGTCAGGCCATCAAGCGGAGGCCCGCGTTGGTTCTCTCTAAGCCTGCATTTCAAGAGCAAAGTGGTCATCTCCTGTTGGCGATGGTGACCAGTGCTCGCAACAGCCAATGGCCAACGGATTGGCAGATCAAGGATCTCCAAGCTGCTGGATTACTTCAGCCTTGTGTTGTTCGCTTCAAGGTGTTCACCCTGGATAAGAGTTTGTTGATTGGTTCCTTTGGGGCGTTGTCAGAAGCAGATCGGCGAGGTGTCCAGAGCAGATGGATTGAAGTGGTAGCCCTCAGCCCTGCTGATCCAAAGCCTTGA
- a CDS encoding HEPN domain-containing protein, translated as MAQRCQSRYSVTGGEAMNARPDAWLRQAHNDLELAQLARDNGYLAQACFYASQAAEKGLKSALLELGLEPPHPHVLNDLTRRLKETGLETKDLEALPLRSLSRMAIQSRYPVDATPPSELFDSDETDQAIATAREVLSILKALDQQG; from the coding sequence TTGGCGCAACGCTGCCAAAGTCGCTATTCCGTTACTGGCGGAGAGGCCATGAATGCTCGGCCGGATGCGTGGCTACGCCAAGCCCACAACGACCTCGAGCTCGCTCAACTGGCACGAGACAACGGCTACTTGGCGCAAGCCTGCTTTTACGCCTCACAAGCAGCCGAAAAGGGTTTGAAAAGCGCACTTCTGGAATTGGGACTTGAGCCTCCGCACCCGCATGTGCTCAACGATTTAACAAGGCGGCTGAAGGAAACAGGCTTGGAGACCAAGGATTTAGAGGCACTACCTCTGCGCAGCCTCAGCCGGATGGCGATCCAATCCCGCTACCCCGTGGATGCCACCCCGCCTTCTGAGCTGTTCGACTCAGACGAAACCGATCAAGCCATAGCAACGGCCCGTGAGGTGTTGAGCATCCTCAAGGCTTTGGATCAGCAGGGCTGA